The following are encoded in a window of Eleutherodactylus coqui strain aEleCoq1 chromosome 12, aEleCoq1.hap1, whole genome shotgun sequence genomic DNA:
- the HOXA4 gene encoding homeobox protein Hox-A4, with protein MAMSSFLINSNYIEPKFPPCEEYAQNNYLHNQSPEYYERPREPGFEAPPEAALYQGPSSYPEANYGYSHLTASHEAGVTQEGISAKGHSQSQQLLQSHVLRQPPPPPQHCEPIGVSNDSINPEKSAAGLKCSKEPVVYPWMKKIHVNTINPNYTGGEPKRSRTAYTRQQVLELEKEFHFNRYLTRRRRIEIAHTLCLSERQVKIWFQNRRMKWKKDHKLPNTKMRSANPPASNQQSKVQGHQHTDGSTTPLL; from the exons ATGGCCATGAGTTCGTTTTTGATAAACTCCAACTACATCGAGCCGAAATTCCCACCCTGCGAGGAGTATGCCCAAAACAACTACTTGCACAACCAGTCTCCTGAATACTACGAGCGGCCGAGAGAACCCGGGTTCGAGGCTCCTCCTGAGGCGGCTCTCTACCAAGGTCCGAGCAGTTATCCTGAAGCCAACTATGGATACAGCCACCTCACCGCCAGCCACGAAGCTGGGGTCACCCAGGAGGGGATCTCTGCTAAAGGACACAGTCAATCTCAGCAACTTCTCCAaagccacgtcctcaggcagcctccaccaccaccacagcaCTGTGAGCCTATAGGAGTGTCCAATGACAGTATCAATCCTGAGAAAAGTGCTGCTGGGCTCAAATGCAGCAAAGAACCAGTTGTCTATCCCTGGATGAAGAAAATACATGTCAACACAA TTAACCCAAATTACACTGGCGGGGAACCCAAAAGGTCTCGAACTGCGTACACCAGACAACAAGTATTAGAGCTGGAGAAGGAGTTCCACTTTAATCGTTACCTTACTAGACGCCGGAGGATAGAGATTGCTCATACTTTATGCTTATCTGAACGTCAGGTCAAGATCTGGTTCCAGAACAGGAGGATGAAGTGGAAGAAAGACCACAAATTGCCCAACACTAAGATGCGCTCTGCAAACCCACCAGCCTCAAACCAGCAGTCCAAAGTACAGGGCCATCAACACACAGATGGGTCTACCACCCCATTATTATAA